A section of the Cuniculiplasma divulgatum genome encodes:
- a CDS encoding beta-CASP ribonuclease aCPSF1, translating into MSFRDYLSEARSIFDKLYPDNQITEVDYEGPTIVVYTKNLDLFSHRDDLAKQIAQELRRRIAIRPDPSILLPEEEATLIIHEIIPDEAGFRDVYFESDTGEAVIEVEEPSIITARDAEYVSTIKEKTKWSPRFVRAPPMHSRTVKEMREFMREVKQERKVFLHNLGEKLNIPPMPGETWIRITAVGGHREVGRSATLVSTNNSRILVDCGMMNVSGDEDSPWASAPYLYIPEMQPFSAIDAVVLTHAHLDHSGLLPILYKYGYEGPVYMTPPTRDLAALLQNDYIKVAHAEGHKGPYESKHIREALKRSIVLRYNETTDITRDVRLTFYNAGHILGSASVHLHIGEGLYNVVLSGDVKFEKTWLFNPANNKFPRAETFMTESTYAGRNDYHHPRAEASNNLVDIINRTFERSGSVLIPVFAVGRSQEVMLVLEEAVRTGKLRDVPVYLDGMIMEATAIHAAYPEYLNKNLREAIMVKRENPFLSPIFRRVESKKQREDICDSTENQIVLATSGMMNGGPVMEYFKSWAPSPKNSLVFVGYQADGTLGRRIQRGSPDVTLSENGRQAKYEIKMAVENAEGFSGHSDKRQLLAYIATMQPKPHRILVNHGDGENAVEFARLIRSRFGIEAVSLKNLETLRLY; encoded by the coding sequence ATGTCTTTTAGAGATTATCTATCGGAAGCAAGAAGTATATTCGACAAGCTCTATCCCGACAACCAGATCACGGAGGTGGACTATGAGGGACCAACCATTGTAGTCTACACCAAGAACCTTGATCTGTTCTCACACAGGGATGATCTGGCAAAGCAGATCGCACAGGAACTCAGAAGGAGGATTGCCATAAGGCCGGACCCAAGTATTTTACTGCCTGAGGAGGAGGCAACACTGATCATACATGAGATAATTCCTGATGAGGCCGGATTCAGGGACGTCTATTTTGAATCCGACACCGGAGAGGCAGTAATAGAAGTGGAAGAACCATCCATTATAACTGCCAGGGATGCCGAATATGTATCCACCATAAAGGAGAAAACCAAATGGTCTCCCAGGTTCGTCAGGGCCCCACCCATGCATTCCAGAACGGTCAAGGAAATGAGGGAGTTCATGAGGGAAGTCAAGCAGGAACGCAAGGTTTTCCTGCACAATCTCGGGGAAAAACTGAACATCCCGCCCATGCCCGGAGAAACCTGGATTCGCATAACGGCAGTGGGCGGGCACAGGGAAGTTGGGCGCAGTGCCACCCTTGTTTCGACCAACAACTCACGCATCCTTGTTGACTGCGGCATGATGAACGTCAGCGGAGATGAGGATTCCCCATGGGCCAGCGCACCATACCTGTATATTCCAGAAATGCAGCCATTCAGTGCAATAGATGCTGTTGTGCTGACCCATGCTCACCTTGACCATTCCGGACTCCTGCCTATTCTGTATAAATACGGCTATGAAGGACCGGTTTACATGACACCACCCACCAGGGACCTTGCAGCACTGCTCCAGAATGATTACATAAAGGTTGCTCATGCTGAGGGCCATAAGGGGCCATACGAATCAAAGCATATCAGAGAAGCCCTCAAAAGATCAATAGTCCTCAGGTACAATGAAACAACGGACATAACAAGGGATGTTAGGCTGACATTCTACAACGCCGGGCACATTCTTGGATCGGCATCCGTTCATCTCCACATTGGAGAGGGCCTCTACAACGTGGTGCTCAGCGGTGATGTGAAATTCGAGAAGACATGGCTCTTCAACCCTGCAAACAACAAATTCCCACGGGCAGAGACGTTCATGACTGAATCAACATACGCCGGAAGGAATGACTATCACCACCCGCGTGCGGAGGCCTCAAACAATCTTGTTGATATAATCAACAGAACTTTCGAAAGATCCGGATCAGTTCTCATACCTGTTTTTGCAGTGGGAAGAAGCCAGGAGGTCATGCTTGTTCTGGAAGAGGCCGTCAGAACAGGGAAACTGCGCGATGTGCCTGTTTACCTTGATGGCATGATAATGGAGGCAACAGCCATTCATGCAGCTTATCCTGAGTATCTGAACAAGAATCTCAGGGAAGCCATAATGGTCAAGAGAGAGAACCCGTTCCTCAGCCCCATATTCAGGAGAGTTGAATCAAAGAAGCAGCGTGAAGATATATGCGATTCAACTGAGAACCAGATCGTACTTGCAACGTCAGGAATGATGAACGGCGGCCCTGTGATGGAGTACTTCAAAAGCTGGGCCCCTTCGCCAAAGAATTCCCTTGTGTTTGTGGGTTACCAGGCGGATGGAACACTGGGACGCCGCATCCAGCGCGGATCTCCGGATGTAACCCTGTCGGAGAACGGCAGACAGGCGAAATATGAGATCAAGATGGCAGTCGAGAATGCTGAAGGATTTTCAGGACATTCTGACAAGAGACAGCTACTTGCGTATATAGCCACAATGCAGCCTAAGCCCCACAGGATACTTGTCAACCATGGGGATGGCGAAAACGCAGTTGAATTTGCGCGGCTCATACGCTCCAGGTTCGGGATCGAGGCAGTCTCTCTGAAGAATCTTGAGACATTGAGGCTGTATTGA
- the psmB gene encoding archaeal proteasome endopeptidase complex subunit beta has translation MEQTLHTGTTTVAITVKDAVVMATERRVTMDHFIMHKNGKKLHQIDTHAAMTIAGLVGDAQVLVRYMSAELEIYRLQRRVNMPIEAAATLLSNILNQSKFYPYMVQILIGGYDRAPHIFSVDAAGGSVEDIYASTGSGSPMVYGVLENGFRKDMSVDEGVELVIRAISAAKQRDSASGGMIDVAVIDKNGFRQIPEEEVADRIKKFKLLL, from the coding sequence ATGGAACAGACGTTACATACCGGAACAACCACTGTTGCAATTACAGTGAAGGATGCGGTTGTCATGGCCACTGAAAGGAGAGTGACCATGGATCACTTCATCATGCACAAGAATGGAAAGAAGCTTCACCAGATTGATACTCATGCAGCAATGACAATTGCAGGGCTTGTGGGAGACGCCCAGGTACTTGTAAGATACATGTCTGCCGAGCTTGAGATATACAGGCTTCAGAGACGTGTGAACATGCCCATCGAGGCAGCAGCCACCCTCCTGTCTAACATACTTAACCAGAGTAAATTCTACCCTTATATGGTGCAGATACTCATTGGAGGTTATGACAGGGCGCCACACATATTCTCTGTTGACGCAGCTGGTGGATCAGTTGAAGACATCTATGCCAGCACAGGATCAGGATCCCCCATGGTCTATGGAGTCCTGGAAAACGGCTTCAGGAAGGATATGTCTGTGGATGAAGGCGTGGAGCTTGTCATACGTGCAATATCGGCGGCAAAGCAGAGAGATTCAGCTTCAGGCGGAATGATAGATGTGGCCGTTATTGACAAGAACGGTTTCCGTCAGATTCCTGAAGAAGAAGTGGCAGACAGAATAAAAAAATTCAAGTTACTGCTTTAA
- a CDS encoding CBS domain-containing protein, producing MVLYARDIMKEYTSMMKEETTASQAAKIMSNDHVGFAIIERDGKPIGMVTEWDFVNKIVSKDLNPKEVLLKDIMNTPLMSVDPKTPTDQVTVLMSKKGVRRLPVIENGKLIGVITSRDVLRIFKDYMDNLSDVIARFGSF from the coding sequence ATGGTTCTTTACGCCAGAGACATAATGAAGGAATACACGTCCATGATGAAAGAAGAAACAACAGCCAGTCAGGCGGCAAAGATAATGAGCAATGATCATGTGGGATTCGCAATTATCGAACGTGATGGCAAACCCATTGGAATGGTCACGGAATGGGACTTCGTGAACAAAATAGTCTCAAAGGATCTGAATCCCAAGGAGGTTCTGCTGAAGGATATCATGAATACGCCACTCATGTCTGTTGATCCAAAGACGCCTACGGATCAGGTCACAGTGCTCATGAGCAAGAAAGGTGTCAGGAGGCTACCCGTTATTGAAAACGGCAAGCTCATTGGCGTCATAACGAGCCGTGATGTGCTCAGGATTTTCAAGGACTACATGGATAACCTCTCTGACGTCATTGCCAGATTCGGAAGCTTCTGA
- a CDS encoding 3'-5' exonuclease produces the protein MTRSPYETIIPAIIKSDGKNCVLSIDLETLILKKEQFLTYEKIIAVSLSYMDGDMKTQLYVAEDDSADSEFEILSKLDTFIRDFSPSVIIGYNQTGYDIPLLRMKMAKLPYGKQLWNLKHFLSVSYTLDMMQVIAEFLGKYDGDYRFRKLSEVVSHEAFADLPLDRKKHLVVRKDMNIGEAIHEMWKSKSSEFLEYCRGDTRDVLSIFNYIFRVD, from the coding sequence ATGACGAGATCCCCCTATGAAACCATAATACCTGCAATAATCAAATCAGACGGAAAGAACTGCGTTTTATCAATTGATCTCGAAACACTCATACTGAAGAAGGAGCAGTTCCTCACCTATGAGAAAATCATAGCTGTCTCCCTGTCCTATATGGATGGTGACATGAAAACCCAGCTCTATGTGGCAGAAGATGACAGCGCTGATTCTGAATTTGAGATACTGTCAAAACTGGATACTTTCATAAGGGACTTCTCTCCATCAGTGATAATAGGATACAACCAGACAGGCTATGATATTCCGCTGCTCAGGATGAAGATGGCAAAGCTTCCATATGGAAAGCAACTCTGGAACCTCAAGCATTTCCTGTCCGTTTCATACACACTGGACATGATGCAGGTAATTGCGGAATTCCTTGGAAAATACGATGGTGATTACCGCTTCAGAAAACTGTCCGAGGTGGTAAGCCATGAGGCGTTTGCTGATCTTCCTCTTGACAGGAAAAAACACCTGGTGGTCAGGAAAGACATGAACATAGGGGAAGCCATACACGAAATGTGGAAATCAAAGTCTTCTGAATTTCTTGAATACTGCAGGGGCGACACCCGTGACGTCCTTTCGATTTTCAATTATATTTTCCGGGTTGACTGA
- a CDS encoding phosphoribosylaminoimidazolesuccinocarboxamide synthase, whose amino-acid sequence MQLIRTGKVKEVYDEGETLLFRFTDKISVFDKMIPSLIPHKGESLCRTSAYWFKMAKESARVETHFIDTPAPNEMRVKKFFVPEGKGSPYEIEYVIPLEFIMRYYVAGSLFDRLNEGTLKPDDVGLNHMPKYGEELDDPFFEVTTKYEKFDRVLTRGEAIEIGGMTGTEINNIRETILKIDRRLNKQVLSRGLIHADGKKEFAFGPGRQPVIIDTFGTADEDRFWDLEKYNSGEVIELSKESVRQYYRSIGYHKQLYDARKKGEKEPEIPPLPPEMIQKTSQLYVDMFQRITGQTW is encoded by the coding sequence ATGCAGTTGATACGGACCGGTAAGGTCAAGGAAGTGTATGATGAGGGAGAAACCCTGCTCTTCAGATTCACGGATAAGATATCCGTTTTTGACAAGATGATTCCAAGCCTGATTCCCCATAAGGGAGAATCACTGTGCAGGACCTCTGCTTACTGGTTCAAGATGGCAAAGGAATCTGCAAGAGTTGAGACGCACTTCATTGATACTCCGGCACCGAACGAGATGAGAGTCAAGAAATTCTTTGTTCCCGAAGGTAAAGGAAGCCCGTACGAAATTGAGTATGTCATTCCTCTTGAATTCATAATGCGCTATTATGTGGCCGGTTCCCTGTTCGATCGCCTTAATGAGGGCACGCTGAAACCTGACGATGTGGGCCTTAACCACATGCCAAAATACGGCGAGGAGCTGGATGACCCATTCTTTGAGGTTACCACAAAATATGAGAAATTTGATCGCGTCCTGACAAGGGGTGAGGCCATAGAAATTGGAGGCATGACCGGAACAGAGATCAACAACATCAGGGAGACCATCCTTAAGATAGACAGGCGCCTCAACAAACAGGTTCTCAGCAGGGGTCTCATACACGCCGACGGAAAGAAGGAGTTTGCCTTCGGCCCTGGAAGGCAGCCGGTCATAATCGACACCTTTGGAACTGCAGATGAGGACAGATTCTGGGACCTCGAAAAGTACAATTCCGGAGAGGTCATTGAATTGAGCAAGGAATCCGTGAGACAGTACTACAGAAGCATAGGTTATCATAAACAGCTTTACGACGCCAGAAAGAAGGGTGAAAAGGAGCCGGAAATCCCTCCGCTGCCACCGGAAATGATCCAGAAAACCTCGCAGCTTTATGTGGACATGTTCCAGCGGATTACAGGTCAGACCTGGTAA
- the ribA gene encoding GTP cyclohydrolase II, whose product MIELNAKAKLPTMAGMFDIYTFSSDDRKDHAVLVRGDVMNRQDIPVRIHSECLTGDVLGSKRCDCRDQLIRSLVYLGRVEAGMLIYLRQEGRGIGLLNKIKAYSLQDEGYDTVEANLMLGLPVDKRDYSFAVDVLKYFHINTIKLMTNNPAKMDFLTHNGITISERIPIKSEPTPYDEFYLTTKKVRMGHQL is encoded by the coding sequence ATGATAGAACTAAATGCAAAGGCTAAACTGCCAACCATGGCAGGTATGTTTGACATCTACACATTCAGCTCAGATGACAGGAAGGATCACGCGGTCCTGGTGAGAGGTGACGTGATGAACCGCCAGGACATACCGGTGAGAATACATTCGGAATGCCTCACTGGCGATGTTCTGGGTTCCAAAAGGTGTGACTGCAGGGATCAGCTTATCCGTTCCCTTGTCTACCTTGGAAGAGTTGAGGCTGGCATGCTCATATATCTCAGACAGGAAGGGCGCGGCATCGGTCTCCTGAACAAAATCAAGGCCTATAGCCTTCAGGATGAGGGTTATGACACTGTGGAGGCTAATCTTATGCTTGGGCTCCCGGTGGACAAGAGAGATTACTCTTTTGCAGTGGACGTACTGAAATATTTCCATATCAACACAATAAAACTCATGACCAACAATCCTGCCAAGATGGATTTCCTGACACACAACGGAATAACAATATCTGAGAGGATCCCCATAAAGAGCGAGCCGACGCCCTATGATGAATTCTATCTTACCACCAAGAAGGTCAGGATGGGTCACCAGCTCTGA
- a CDS encoding glucose 1-dehydrogenase, with product MIIRSIVTDAPQGGVQIESRDVDYSDFPVILKPILTGICGTDRGIVNGALPFAYNPHGENRLILGHESLSMVISAEPNQYNIKAGDIVVPMVRRPGKCLNCLVGRSDNCSDGQKHEAGVTGLHGFMRDEFGDFPEYLVRVPGNRKDDLAVLTEPVKNVEKVFEVLDIISRRSIFTDSSGAYDGKRAVVIGTGSEGFLFALKSMDYGFSTGITNRHSLDNTKAKLVEDTGMSFYDYARTGIREENGIDLLIDTSGDPGTVFRFLRKMNNNGIVVLFGTNGKAGPAPVDGEILGSIVEKNLNIVGSVDGARIHYERALQDIYQWKAHYGKAMETMITARVSPDDTGIFLKKPADEIKTVISWE from the coding sequence ATGATAATCAGATCCATCGTTACCGACGCTCCGCAGGGCGGAGTGCAGATAGAATCCCGGGATGTGGATTACAGCGACTTTCCAGTAATTCTCAAGCCCATATTGACAGGGATATGTGGCACAGACAGGGGCATTGTGAACGGGGCACTGCCATTCGCATATAACCCGCATGGCGAAAACAGGCTCATACTTGGTCATGAAAGCCTGAGCATGGTGATATCCGCAGAACCAAATCAGTACAATATAAAGGCCGGCGACATCGTTGTACCAATGGTAAGAAGGCCAGGGAAATGTCTGAACTGCCTTGTTGGAAGATCCGACAACTGCTCTGATGGCCAGAAACATGAGGCTGGCGTCACGGGGCTTCACGGTTTCATGCGCGATGAGTTCGGGGATTTTCCGGAATATCTCGTCAGGGTTCCAGGCAACAGGAAGGATGATCTTGCAGTCCTGACTGAACCGGTAAAGAACGTTGAGAAGGTTTTCGAAGTACTTGACATCATATCCCGCAGATCCATATTCACAGATTCATCAGGAGCATACGATGGAAAGAGGGCAGTTGTAATAGGGACAGGCAGTGAGGGTTTCCTCTTCGCGCTTAAGTCAATGGACTATGGTTTCAGCACAGGCATAACAAACAGGCATTCGCTTGACAATACAAAAGCAAAGCTTGTTGAAGACACAGGAATGAGTTTCTACGATTACGCCCGAACAGGTATCAGGGAGGAGAATGGCATTGATCTGCTAATTGACACAAGTGGTGATCCCGGAACAGTTTTTCGTTTTCTGAGAAAGATGAACAACAATGGCATCGTGGTGCTGTTTGGCACCAATGGGAAAGCAGGACCAGCACCGGTGGATGGAGAAATTCTTGGAAGCATCGTTGAAAAGAACCTCAATATCGTAGGTTCAGTGGACGGGGCGAGGATTCACTATGAGAGGGCTCTTCAGGACATATACCAGTGGAAGGCACACTATGGCAAAGCCATGGAAACCATGATAACTGCAAGAGTCAGCCCCGATGACACGGGAATATTCTTGAAGAAACCGGCTGACGAGATCAAGACTGTAATTTCATGGGAGTGA
- a CDS encoding bifunctional 5,10-methylenetetrahydrofolate dehydrogenase/5,10-methenyltetrahydrofolate cyclohydrolase — protein MAAIVYEGRTISDSIAERIRNEIGNQGNPPKLSVIRIGKDAASASYFRAKIRKGHDLGIEVDAHSLPPETSAKEAADLMDSLAADPEVDGIILENEVPEHLSYVELANRIPFWKDVDGATYASLGRLMSGAPCLAPATPLAVMEFMRAMQVPQGSSVAIINRTITVGKPLSMLMLSSNYTPFILHSRSLKIHEITRSCNVIVVAAGHPGFLTPEYVTESTSVIDVGINSKGGQISGDADFEKLSPIVRAITPVPGGVGAVTSTMVFSNLMAARKLKPGK, from the coding sequence GTGGCTGCAATTGTATACGAGGGCAGAACCATCTCAGACAGCATAGCCGAAAGGATCAGGAATGAGATAGGAAATCAGGGCAATCCTCCTAAACTGTCGGTGATACGAATTGGAAAAGATGCTGCATCTGCTTCATATTTCAGGGCAAAGATAAGGAAGGGGCATGATCTGGGAATAGAGGTTGATGCGCACTCTCTTCCTCCGGAGACATCGGCAAAGGAAGCTGCAGATCTCATGGATTCCCTTGCGGCTGATCCTGAGGTGGATGGAATCATACTTGAAAATGAGGTTCCGGAACATCTCAGTTACGTGGAACTGGCCAACAGGATACCCTTCTGGAAGGATGTTGACGGAGCCACATATGCAAGCCTTGGCAGGCTTATGTCCGGAGCACCGTGCCTGGCACCGGCAACTCCACTTGCTGTGATGGAATTCATGAGGGCCATGCAGGTTCCGCAGGGTTCATCCGTAGCCATAATAAACAGGACAATAACCGTGGGAAAACCGCTTTCAATGCTCATGCTATCATCAAATTACACTCCATTCATCCTGCACAGCCGATCCCTGAAAATCCATGAAATCACACGATCGTGCAACGTTATAGTTGTGGCTGCAGGACATCCCGGATTTCTGACTCCAGAATACGTCACGGAAAGCACATCAGTCATAGACGTTGGAATAAACTCCAAGGGCGGGCAGATCTCCGGAGATGCGGATTTCGAAAAGCTTTCGCCAATTGTAAGAGCCATAACGCCCGTTCCAGGAGGTGTGGGTGCGGTTACTTCCACCATGGTATTCTCCAATCTCATGGCTGCCAGAAAATTGAAACCCGGGAAATGA
- a CDS encoding NAD+ synthase, whose protein sequence is MYSFKPQEQSALITGFLRDQLSGHKAIIGVSGGVDSALVLALLSRAIPAERIVAVHLPETGKQSADYNDVMELSRATGVPVEMKPISGIAESFFKSLSVTDTRAAGNIKSRIRMVILYYLANINDGLVIGTTNRTEYITGYYTKYGDGACDVEPIMHLLKFQVREMAKFLCVPESIIMKKPSAGLWENQTDEDEMGMSYDEMDEAIIRLFDRKEPPSGENDRKIMDMYGRSQHKRRMPASLLS, encoded by the coding sequence ATGTACAGTTTTAAGCCTCAGGAACAGTCAGCGTTAATCACTGGTTTTCTCCGGGATCAGCTTTCAGGCCATAAGGCTATCATTGGCGTGAGCGGGGGCGTGGACAGTGCGCTTGTGCTCGCACTCCTTTCAAGAGCCATACCTGCAGAGAGGATTGTGGCAGTTCATCTCCCGGAAACAGGAAAGCAGAGTGCTGATTACAATGATGTCATGGAGCTATCAAGGGCAACAGGTGTCCCTGTGGAGATGAAACCAATATCCGGAATTGCAGAATCATTCTTTAAAAGTCTGAGTGTCACAGACACCAGGGCTGCAGGGAATATCAAGTCCCGGATTCGCATGGTCATACTCTATTACCTTGCAAACATCAATGACGGCCTGGTCATAGGAACAACAAACAGGACCGAGTACATAACGGGGTACTACACAAAATACGGAGACGGTGCCTGTGATGTCGAACCAATCATGCACCTGCTGAAATTCCAGGTCAGGGAGATGGCAAAATTCCTGTGTGTACCAGAAAGCATAATAATGAAAAAACCAAGTGCTGGACTATGGGAGAACCAGACTGACGAGGATGAGATGGGAATGAGTTATGACGAAATGGATGAAGCCATAATTCGCCTATTTGACAGGAAGGAACCTCCGTCCGGAGAAAATGACAGGAAGATAATGGATATGTACGGCAGGAGCCAGCACAAGAGGAGGATGCCAGCATCGTTGCTGAGCTGA